CAAACTGCGGGTCCACGACGTCGAGACCTGGCTCAATGCGCTCGCCGGCGAGGACACGATCACTCCACAGGAGGTCGTCTGTCCGCCCGAGTCCCGGCGAATCACCCCCGAACCGAAAACTACCAGCCGTTAAGGGGCTGGCCGGCGACCATCCTGTATGCACACCGGATCCGCGGACCCGCTGTCGCTGCAGGGCGTGATCCCGCCGACGATCACCGTCTTCGACGACGACGAGGAGGTCGACTACGAACGAACCGCCGACCACGCGCGCTACGTCGTCGACGGCGGCGCCCACGGCGTGTTCCCGCTCGGCACGAACGGCGAGTTTCCCCTCCTAACGGGCGAGGAGCGAGCGGGCGTCGTCGAGGCCGTCGTCGAGGAGATCGACGAGGTCCCCGTGATCGCGGGCGTCGGCGCGCCGAGCACCTACGAGACCGTCGAGCACGCCGAACACGCTGAACGGGTCGGTGCCGACGGAATCGTCGTCGTCACGCCGTACTACTATCCGCTGGACGGTGAGGCCGCGCTGAACCACTACCGACGCGTGGCGGAGGCGGTCGACCTTCCGATATATGTCTACCACATCCCCAGCAAGACGGGCAACGCCCTCTCGCTCGAAACGCTCGATGCGCTCGCCGAAATCGAGAACCTCGCCGGCGTGAAGGACTCGAGCAAGGACGTCCCGTGGCTCGCCCAGG
The Halalkalicoccus subterraneus genome window above contains:
- a CDS encoding dihydrodipicolinate synthase family protein encodes the protein MHTGSADPLSLQGVIPPTITVFDDDEEVDYERTADHARYVVDGGAHGVFPLGTNGEFPLLTGEERAGVVEAVVEEIDEVPVIAGVGAPSTYETVEHAEHAERVGADGIVVVTPYYYPLDGEAALNHYRRVAEAVDLPIYVYHIPSKTGNALSLETLDALAEIENLAGVKDSSKDVPWLAQAIDAHPELTFLAGSDSLLFPGLEIGCSGMVSAVANVFPDLVVDLFEAYDDGDEERARELQSDVYDVRDAIKYGSYMAGVKSALPHVDFEAGPLRSPLRTMDEESEAAMVSDLEELDLL